Within the Mycobacterium gordonae genome, the region ACGTCGACATCGACGCCGGCGCCGGCGGCATTGCCTCGCGAATAGTTGACGGCGGAGGGACAGATGTCGTAGGCCGTCACACTGGCACATCCCATCTCGGCAGCCGCTATCGCGACGAATCCCGACCCGGTGCACAGATCGAGCACGCGCCGCCCGGGAATAAGACCCGTTCGTCGCATCGTGTCGACCAGCAGGTAGGAGTCATATTGGGGTTGGTAAACCCGCTCGGCGACCAGAGTTTCGGCTGGCACTGAATATGTGGTCGTCACGGCAAGCCTTTCTCGACCCGTCGAGGGAGTAGGCCGTGGCGATCACGGCTCGGCATTTTAGTTTCCCCGGAATGGTTCTTTGAAACCGATTTCAGGAATTTGTGGCTATGTGGACGAATCGGCGGGCGCATCGGCGAAATGCCGCAAGATCGTTGAACAAAAGGCCGACAAGTCTTTCGGGGACCGACTGGTGATCAGATTCTTGTCGACCACCACCTCTTCGTCGACGACCCTCGCTCCCGCGTTACGGAGATCGGTGCGGATGCTCGGGTAGGACGTGAGTTTGCGTCCGGCCACGACGCCCGCCTCCACCAGGGTCCACGGGCCGTGACATATTGCGGCAACGGGCTTTCCGCTTTCTACAAAGTCCCGCACGAACGAGACCGCGGACTTGTCCAGGCGCAACTTGTCCGGGTTCACGGTGCCGCCGGGCAGCACCAGCCCGTCGTAATCGCCGGGCGAGGCATCTGACACCATGCGGTCGACTTTGATCGTTCCGGCGGGCTCGAGATCGTGGTTGCGAGCTTCGATTTCACCATCTTTCAACGACACGATGTCTACCTGCGCACCAGCCTTTCGCAGGGTGTCGCGGGGTTGCTCGAGTTCGACCTTTTCTACGCCGTCGGCTGCCAGGATCGCAATTTTTTTGCCGCCCAGAATCATTGGAACTATCTCCTCATGGATTTAGGACAACCTTTGTGCAGTTGTCCTGCTTGTGTTTGAAGATCTCGTAGCCCTGGGGAGACTGATTCAACGGCAGATGATGGCTGATGATCGCTGTCGGGTCGATTTCACCGTTGCGGATCCGGTCGAGCAGCGGACGCATGTAGCGCTGCACGTGGCACTGCCCGGTCTTGATGGTCAACGAGCGATTCATCACCGCTCCGATCGGGAACTTGTCCATCATTCCGCCGTAGACGCCGACGACCGAAATGGTGCCGCCGTTGCGGCAGCTCATCGCCGCTTCCCGAAGTGCATGTGGCCGTTCGGTTTCCAGTCGCGCCGCCTGCTTCACCCGGTCGTAGGCGTCTACCACGGTCGATCCGTTTCGGGCCTCCATGCCCACCGCGTCGATACAGTGGTCCGGGCCGCGGCCGGCGGTCATCTCCCGCAACTCTTCGAGCACCGACGTTTCCGCGAAGTTCAGCGGCGTCGCACCCAGTCGTTCGGCCAACTCCAGCCGGTAGGGCACCTGGTCGATGATGATGACCTGCGACGCTCCGAGCAGCTTCGCACTGACCGCCGCGAACAACCCTACCGGGCCGGCGCCCCACACCGCGACGACGTCGTCGGGAGTGATGTCGCACATTTCGGCGGCCATGTAGCCCGTCGGCAAGATGTCGGAGAGGAAGAGGGCCTGGTCGTCGGTCAGGTCGTCCTCGATCTTCAGCGGCCCGACGTCGGCGAACGGAACGCGGGCGTATTCCGCCTGCCCGCCGGCGAATCCGCCCAGCATGTGCGAGTAGCCGAACAGTCCCGCCGGCGAATGACCCATCAGCTTCTCGGCCATTCCCGCGTTGGGATTGGAGTTCTCACAGAGCGAATACAGGTCGCGGTCACAGGCCGAGCACGAGCCACACGCGATGGGGAACGGCACCACCACCCGGTCACCGACGGTGAGGTTGTCGACCCGCTTGCCGACTTCGACTACCTCACCCATGAATTCGTGGCCGAGGATGTCGCCGCGTTTGACGGTCGGGATGTAGCCATCGTAGATATGCAGGTCCGAGCCACAGATGGCGGTAGAGGTGACCCGCACGATGGCATCCCGGTCGTTCAGAATTTTCGGGTCCGGAACCGACTGCACCTCAACACTATTGCGCCCCGCCCAGACAGTAGCCTTCATGGTTGCACCACCTTGCCTGTGGGTTGAGCCGGCTGCTGATGGAGTTGCCGCCGCGCGACGGTGCCCTCGGGGGATCCGTCGGAGCGCAGCACCTGACCCGTCTCCATAATCTGTTTGAAGCGGCGGAGGTCGTCGCTGACCTGCTGCTCGGGAGACTCGCCCAGGAGGCTGGCCGCTGCTTTGCCGAGTACTCCACCGGGCATCTGATAGGCGATGGTGACACGCACTTCAGTGCCCCTGCCGGCGTGATCGGGTGTGAAGTCGACGCACCCGCTGTTCTCAATTCCCGAGCCAGGCACTGATTGCCAGGCGATCCGCTTGCCGGGCAGGTCTTCGACGATCCGGGCATCCCACTGCACAGGCTGTCCGACCGGCGAATTGGCAACCCAATGTGACTGCCCGTCATCGGTGTTGGTGACCGAACGTAGGTGATACATGAACTCGGGCAGGTTCTCCAGATCGCGCCAGAAGCCGTAAACCTCTTCCGGACTGCGCATTACGGTGATCGAGGCGCGGAGCGTGCGGTGCTGCTGCGCGCCCCCATGGCGGGCGGTATCTGCGCGGGTGGCACGCAGGGTGGCATACAGGTCCGCCCCGCCGATCGCGGTGAGCGCGCCGAGGGTGATCATGCCGCGCCGACGCCGGCCGGGGCCACGTCGGAGCACTCCGGCCGCCAGAAACGCGACATCCAGTACGTCGCCGGCGACGCGGGTCCAGACGAGTCGGTCCGGGCCAGCCAACAGCGCTGCGCCGTGACCACATTCACGCATACCGAGGGCTCGGATGATGGTGCGTGAGCGTGTGGTCTCGTCAACACCGGCGAGGGCTGCAATCTTTCCCGGTAGCAGAATCTCGGAGATGCCCAGGCCCAGACTGGCGACCCCCAGCCCCTTCACCAACGCCGCCGTCTTGCTCGCCAACGGATCATTCATGTACCAAACTCCTTGCTTTGCCGACAATTTGGCAGCCGCGTCATCGAGCGCTGCCGCCGGATGCTGCCTACGGATGCTGGCGTCGGAGGCTGCCGTCGGATGCTGTCGAGATACCCCGGCGATGGTTGCCCAAACGTGGCGGCGCCCGTAATGACTCAACCCGCGGCGCTGCGCAGGGCGTCCAGCAGTGGTTCAGCGGCTTCCTTGAGGAATTGCTCCTGAGACTGCCCGCCGATCTGGATGAGTGCGATATCGGTGAATCCGGCTTCCCAGTAGGACCTCGCAGCGTCCACGATCGCGTCCAGATCCGGCCCGCAAGGAATTCGGTCGGCGACGTCATCGGGCCGCACGAACTGGGTTGCGCCGGCGAATCCTGCGGGCGTCGGCAGGTCCGCGTTCACCGCCCAGCCGCCGGCAAACCAGCGGAACTGATCATGGGCACGGGCGATCGCCGCGTCGCGGTCGGGATCCCAGCACACCGGCAACTGTCCGACAACGCGGCCAGCCCCGGGCCAGCCGCCGCTCTGACGCGCGGTCCGCCAGGCGTCGACCAGTTCCTGGTCTGGTTCCACCGCGATGAGGTGATCAGCCAGTTTGCCGAACTTCTCCACTCCCCGGGCGCCAGCCATCGCCACACCGATTGCGGGCGGCACGTCAGGCACGTCCCACAGGCGCGCGGAATCCACCTGGAAGTAGTCACCGCGCCAGTCGACCAGTTCGCCACCGAATAGTTCGCGGATGATTTTGATCGCCTCGCGCAACATGTCCTGCCGGCGCTCGACGGTGGGCCACCCCTTACCGACCACGTGTTCGTTGAGGTTTTCACCACTGCCCACGCCGAGCGTGAATCGTCCGTCGGCGAGAATCTGCACCGTGGCCGCCTGTTGCGCGACGATCGCGGGGTGGTAGCGCATCGTGGGACAGGTTACGTAGGAATACAGATCCACCCGTTCGGTGGCGTGCGCCACGGCGCCCAGTACCGCCCAGGCGTTGGGGGCATGCCCCTGCGAAGCCAGCCAGGGTGAGAAGTGGTCGCTGCAGACTTCGAAGTCGAATCCCCGCTGCTCTGCCGAAACAGCATCGCGCACAAGCTCTTTCGGGCCCGTTTGCTCCGTCATCAAGGTATACCCGAACCGTGCCATACCTGACGGGTACCCTGCTGCCCGCGCGGCAAACGGTGCGTGGTGCCGACATCGGCGGGATCGCCGAGGTGCTGGGCTTAAAAGGGTGGGGGTTCGTTGTCGGGTGGGGCGGGGCCGTCGGTGGTGTGGTGGGCGGCGATGCGGGTTTGGTGGTTGGCGCGGCGTTCGGCGGCCACGCGTTGGGCGCGGTCTTGGGTGCGGGTGCGCCGGCGTTGGGGCATCATCGCAGTGCGTTGGGCGCAGTAGTCCTGCGGTGGGGTTTGGGCTTCGGGGGCGGGCATCCCACCCACGGCGTGGCACAGGCTGGGAAACAGCAAGGCACTGCCCGGGGTGGTGACGTGGGTGTCCCCGGCCGGGGAGGTCAGGATCAAGGTGCCGTCAGCGAGTTGTTGTTCGCTCCAGCCCCAGAACGTTTTCAGCAGGTGGTGAGTGCGGCAGTAGCACTTGAGGTTGCCGGCATGGGTGGGCCCGCCCCGGGCATAGGCGATGGTGTGGTCGAGATCGCAGCCAGTGGCCGGCACCTCACAACCCGGCCACCGGCACGTCAGATCCCGGGCCCGCACGAAAGCGGCCAACGCGGCCGACGGGGTGTAGTGGGGTTCGGGTGCGTGGTAGCCGGGGTGGATCAGCGGTACCCGCTTAGCGGTCAACGCCAACTCCGCTAAGAGTTCGGCGGTGATGAGGTCCTCACCGCCCAGCACACACCCCGGGACGTCACTGTGGCCGTTGAGGGTGGCCTGTTCGGCGATCACATGGATCACAACCGGCGAGGACGCCTTACCCCCGCCCGCGGTGCAATCGTCGCGCCCGCACTCACAGCCCAGCCGGGTCGCTCCGGCGGCCAGCGCCCCCAACGCATCGGCGCGGCGCTGGGCCAGCGTGCGCGGATCATTCGGGCACACCGTGGCCGCCAACCCCGACAGCCGCGCATCGACAGCCTGAGCGTCGGTGGCACGCAGCCGCCCATCAATCTGAGACAGCCCCTCATACACGCCGCCGATCCACACCTCCCGCTCGGCCTGCACCTTCTGGCGGCGCCGCACCGCATCCACATCGGCGCGAGTCACGATCGCGTCCACCTTCTGCGACAGCCGACCCCGACTCAGCGACGGCCAGCGCGCCACCCGCGCCGCGATGGCGGCATCCACCGCCGCCAGCACCTGCGGGTCCTCGATCAGATCGGTGCGGAACACGATCGTGGAAAACGCCTCCAGATCGATGTCCCCGGCACAAAACACCGCCGCCACCGCCGGCAACCGCTCCCGCATCGCCCGGGCATACCGCAGCTTGGTCTCCGCGCGCCCCTGGCTGATCTTCTGCCCCGCGGCCACCTCCCCCGCCACCGCCTTGAACGTGTCGATCGCCCACTGCCCCGCCTCTGCACCCGGCACCAGGCGGTGGGCGAACAACTGCCCGATCGCCACCAACTCCGCAGCCATGTCCTGGTTGACCGAGCGCGCCGCCCCCACGATCCGCGCCATCCAACCCACCGATTGCTCAGTCTCCTCCAACAGAGCCCGCCGGTGGGCCAACACCTCCCGATAGCCGTCATACTCCGCCATCCCCGGCGCAACGAACGGCAATCTATCGAACATACGTTCTATAGTACCTGCTCACCCCGACACCGCGGGCGCGTCAGATTGGCACAGCGCACAGCAATCACCGAGATGACCGCGACCCGTTACCAGGCGGCGAGTAAGCGCGGTAAGGGAGTGATCCCGGATGAGTTGTGTGCCAATACCGGCTGGCATCGCAGTCATGCCCGTAAGGCGCTCAAAGCCGCGCTGGCGCCCACGGTCGTCACCATGCGCAGTGCTCGGCCGGTGAAGTACGGACCCGAGGTCATCGCGGCGCTGACGATCTGCGGGACGGTGCTGGGCATGCCCGCCGGCAAACGGCTCGCGTCGATGCTCGTCGGGCTGGTGGCTGTGTGCGCGTGGGCACAAGCCGAGTTCGCTGATCCGAAGTCAGATCCCGACACGTACCTGGGCCCGATGGGATGACGCTGTGCCCGGCTTCGTCGAGATCGACACGGTCTTCCACGACGGCGGCAACCGGGATGGAGGCCATGCGTTCACGTTGACGGTCACCGACATCGCCACCGGTTGGACCGGAAGCCGCCCGCTACCGGATAGGACGGCCAAACACGTACTGGCCGCCCTCAATCACATCGCCGCCTCGATGCCGTTCCCGATCCCAGCAGAAACTGGTATCCAAAATCCGCACAGGCGCCAAGGTATCCAGGAAACACGACAAGGCCACCACCCCGTTTCACCCGGCGACCGACCACCCGAGCATGACCGTGGACCGTATCGTGGGGCTCACGCGGACCTACTCGCTGATCAATCCAGCCGCCACCCAACGCCAGATTCAGGCGTTGACCAACCGTCTCTTCACCCTGACCACCAGCAAAGCACCAGTGAGCATCCCCGCCCCAGTCACCAAGCGCGCACGCTCACGTGCGGCAACCAACCGTCCGTCGCGCGCATCTTGACATGAGGCAACTCGGCGACACGTTGACTGCGATGTCTCTTGACATCGGTGATCGAGCACACTCGGCTCGCGATCGCGGTGACATATGTGGGCAACGGATGAACCCGCGGTCACACGCCAAGACCGGCAAACGTCACCGGTGTCTTGACCGATGACAACACCGACGCCCAACCCGCCGTCGCACGCCGTGGGTCAGAGCCGGTCTTTGACCGCCGCAGACAGCCGCGCCCCGTCCGCCTTGCCCTCCGCGATTCCGGTCGCGACCTTCATCACCAGGCCCATCTCCTTCTTGGAAGGCGCGTGGCCGAGGGTCTCGGCGACCTGGGCGATCGCGGTCTCGACGACATCGACCACTTCGGCCTCAGTCAGTGGCGTCGGCAGGTACTCGTCGATGATTCGCGCCTCGGCATGCTCGTTGGCGGCGAGCTCACCGCGGCCGTTCTGCGTATATATCTCGGCGGCCTCGCCACGCTTGCGGGACTCTCTGGCCAGCACCTTGAGCACCTCGTCATCGGAGAGCTCCTTGGCCGCCTTCCCCGAGACCTCCTCCGTCTGAATCGCGGCCAACAGCATGCGTAACGTCGCAGTCCGTAACTTGTCCTGCGCCTTCATCGAGTCGGTCAGGTCCGCCCGCAGCCGGGATTTGAGTTCCGCCATTCCAGAGACGCTACGCGCTGACCCGGGGACCTACATTGAGAAATGCACCAACCGCCGACAGGATGTACCCCATGACAATCGACGACAGCCGCTGCCTACGGTGAGCACGCTGCCGCCTGAACACCCGGATGAGGGTTCATCGGCGTACGAGCCGCCTCCCGCCTACGAGCCGCCTCCCGCCTACGGGCCGCCGCCGGCATACGCCGCACCGGCCGGCTACGGCCCGCCCCAGGGCTACGGCCCGCCCCAGGGCTACGGCCCGCCCCAGGGCTACGGCCCGCCCCAGGGCTACGGCCCGCCCCAGGGCTACGGCCCGCCCCAGGGCTACGGCCCGCCCCAGGGCTACGGCCCGCCACCCGGCTACGGCCCGCCTGGCTACGGCCCGCCACCCGGCTACGGCCCGCCTGGCTACGGCCCACCACCGGGCTACGGCCAACCCGGCTACGGCCCGCCGCTGATCCCGGGGGCCGCCAAACCCGGCATCATCCCGCTACGCCCGCTCACGCTGAGTGACATCTTCAACGGGGCGGTCGGCTACATCCGCGCCAATCCGAAGCCGACCTTGGGCCTCACCGCGATGGTCGTAGTGGTCATGCAGGTCATCTCCCTACTCGCCGCCATCGGCCCACTGGCCGCGGCGAACTCGCTGGAAACCGACAGGTCCGAGCCCAGCCTCGGAACCCTCGGCGCCTGGATGGCATCGCTGGGCGGCAGCGCGCTGGTCAGCTGGCTGGGCAGCATCCTGCTCAGTGGGATGCTCACCGTCATCGTCGGGCGGGCGGTGTTCGGCTCGCCGATCACCATCGGTGAAGCGTGGGCCAAGGTCCGCGGTCGGCTCCTGGCCCTGCTCGGCCTCGCGCTGTTGGAGTCCGTCGGATTGGCCGTGATCATCGGGTTGGTGGTGGTGATCCTGATCGGCGTCGGCGTCGCCGCCAATGCCGGCGTGGCAGTACTGCTCGGATTCCCGCTGCTCCTGCTGGTGGCTGCGCTTGTGACCTACGCGTACACGGTGCTGATCTTCGCACCGGTGCTGATCGTGCTGGAAAGGTTGCCCGTTTTCGACGCCATCACAAGATCTTTCCGCTTGGTGCGCAACGGCTTCTGGCGCGTACTCGGCATCCGCGTGCTGGCCGCCATGGTGGTGGGCATCGTCGGCGGTGCCATCTCGGCGCCGTTCAGCATCGTCGGCCAGATCCTGATGATGGGAGCG harbors:
- a CDS encoding zinc-dependent alcohol dehydrogenase, whose amino-acid sequence is MKATVWAGRNSVEVQSVPDPKILNDRDAIVRVTSTAICGSDLHIYDGYIPTVKRGDILGHEFMGEVVEVGKRVDNLTVGDRVVVPFPIACGSCSACDRDLYSLCENSNPNAGMAEKLMGHSPAGLFGYSHMLGGFAGGQAEYARVPFADVGPLKIEDDLTDDQALFLSDILPTGYMAAEMCDITPDDVVAVWGAGPVGLFAAVSAKLLGASQVIIIDQVPYRLELAERLGATPLNFAETSVLEELREMTAGRGPDHCIDAVGMEARNGSTVVDAYDRVKQAARLETERPHALREAAMSCRNGGTISVVGVYGGMMDKFPIGAVMNRSLTIKTGQCHVQRYMRPLLDRIRNGEIDPTAIISHHLPLNQSPQGYEIFKHKQDNCTKVVLNP
- a CDS encoding type 1 glutamine amidotransferase domain-containing protein; protein product: MILGGKKIAILAADGVEKVELEQPRDTLRKAGAQVDIVSLKDGEIEARNHDLEPAGTIKVDRMVSDASPGDYDGLVLPGGTVNPDKLRLDKSAVSFVRDFVESGKPVAAICHGPWTLVEAGVVAGRKLTSYPSIRTDLRNAGARVVDEEVVVDKNLITSRSPKDLSAFCSTILRHFADAPADSST
- a CDS encoding HNH endonuclease signature motif containing protein, whose product is MAEYDGYREVLAHRRALLEETEQSVGWMARIVGAARSVNQDMAAELVAIGQLFAHRLVPGAEAGQWAIDTFKAVAGEVAAGQKISQGRAETKLRYARAMRERLPAVAAVFCAGDIDLEAFSTIVFRTDLIEDPQVLAAVDAAIAARVARWPSLSRGRLSQKVDAIVTRADVDAVRRRQKVQAEREVWIGGVYEGLSQIDGRLRATDAQAVDARLSGLAATVCPNDPRTLAQRRADALGALAAGATRLGCECGRDDCTAGGGKASSPVVIHVIAEQATLNGHSDVPGCVLGGEDLITAELLAELALTAKRVPLIHPGYHAPEPHYTPSAALAAFVRARDLTCRWPGCEVPATGCDLDHTIAYARGGPTHAGNLKCYCRTHHLLKTFWGWSEQQLADGTLILTSPAGDTHVTTPGSALLFPSLCHAVGGMPAPEAQTPPQDYCAQRTAMMPQRRRTRTQDRAQRVAAERRANHQTRIAAHHTTDGPAPPDNEPPPF
- a CDS encoding SRPBCC family protein; amino-acid sequence: MNDPLASKTAALVKGLGVASLGLGISEILLPGKIAALAGVDETTRSRTIIRALGMRECGHGAALLAGPDRLVWTRVAGDVLDVAFLAAGVLRRGPGRRRRGMITLGALTAIGGADLYATLRATRADTARHGGAQQHRTLRASITVMRSPEEVYGFWRDLENLPEFMYHLRSVTNTDDGQSHWVANSPVGQPVQWDARIVEDLPGKRIAWQSVPGSGIENSGCVDFTPDHAGRGTEVRVTIAYQMPGGVLGKAAASLLGESPEQQVSDDLRRFKQIMETGQVLRSDGSPEGTVARRQLHQQPAQPTGKVVQP
- a CDS encoding GatB/YqeY domain-containing protein; the protein is MAELKSRLRADLTDSMKAQDKLRTATLRMLLAAIQTEEVSGKAAKELSDDEVLKVLARESRKRGEAAEIYTQNGRGELAANEHAEARIIDEYLPTPLTEAEVVDVVETAIAQVAETLGHAPSKKEMGLVMKVATGIAEGKADGARLSAAVKDRL
- a CDS encoding LLM class F420-dependent oxidoreductase; translated protein: MARFGYTLMTEQTGPKELVRDAVSAEQRGFDFEVCSDHFSPWLASQGHAPNAWAVLGAVAHATERVDLYSYVTCPTMRYHPAIVAQQAATVQILADGRFTLGVGSGENLNEHVVGKGWPTVERRQDMLREAIKIIRELFGGELVDWRGDYFQVDSARLWDVPDVPPAIGVAMAGARGVEKFGKLADHLIAVEPDQELVDAWRTARQSGGWPGAGRVVGQLPVCWDPDRDAAIARAHDQFRWFAGGWAVNADLPTPAGFAGATQFVRPDDVADRIPCGPDLDAIVDAARSYWEAGFTDIALIQIGGQSQEQFLKEAAEPLLDALRSAAG